From one Liolophura sinensis isolate JHLJ2023 chromosome 10, CUHK_Ljap_v2, whole genome shotgun sequence genomic stretch:
- the LOC135477131 gene encoding mucin-2-like, with amino-acid sequence MKSLYTLVLLTVLYRDSWTQAMPITTPDPRAGSGNNLWMENVVAGLMDMISGRNATRSQSDLTASPEPKTALELPGIEAATVRNTTYVTSSMKKNYSTSPIRKSTANTRATTATPEGKVKDVVVTNATTPALNSLNLNRILKNIFGELANQQTTTNPVASTTDDRRPAQEVSVDWRSKTLDMLNSLARGALPERSNQSSSKRREPSPNKAEPLVDGSSSLNAGVSRIITQGNTDLLPMNNAKELPVYKTGQLTTPNENTAVLNQVELFTTSTTALVSPSSTNFAQSIYTTDKMSTKATLSPFLLNLIANGLLKKSNLAKPSQESPFPYSSVTENPRNQAIDALDQTSQPETLTDATNEATTLEFRGINYPELPTSSAMSGITREAVVSVVTSATMSPKTSFTTQVSATRKSSPVKLALLPTASTTIKSLPEPSTPARTSSTTTKALMSASTSPPTMISSTTKAFRTTFSSTTTTSSTTVPSPKARKTTATKAIRTTTTGSPKTRTKPSTTWAIKSDMGTTKKKTVKPLYINDQQSEPPRVTPPSVFTTSGQTTAVEEAKFTRPTFLTPARLPKLRRPVPINHHTQFRQKVIRTEATSQQMPVTQSSISNGTAR; translated from the exons ATGAAAAGCCTCTACACACTGGTGCTCCTGACTGTTCTATATCGTGACAGTTGGACGCAGGCCATGCCAATCACCACCCCTGACCCACGTGCAG GAAGTGGGAATAACCTCTGGATGGAAAATGTCGTTGCTGGATTAATGGATATGATTTCTGGAAGAAACGCAACCAGGTCTCAATCAGACCTGACTGCATCACCCGAACCGaaaacagcattggaactgcCAGGAATTGAGGCTGCCACTGTTAGAAATACCACATatgtgacgtcatcgatgaagaAGAATTATTCAACCAGTCCAATCAGGAAGTCAACAGCGAATACGAGAGCAACTACAGCAACACCAGAAGGGAAGGTGAAAGATGTAGTTGTTACCAATGCCACCACTCCAGCACTGAACAGTCTGAATTTAAATCGGATTTTAAAGAACATATTCGGAGAGCTCGCTAATCAGCAGACTACTACAAACCCTGTTGCGTCCACTACTGATGATAGGCGACCGGCTCAAGAGGTCTCTGTAGACTGGAGAAGCAAAACTTTGGACATGTTGAACAGTCTTGCGCGTGGCGCTTTGCCCGAACGGTCAAATCAGTCGTCTTCAAAGCGTCGTGAACCAAGTCCTAATAAGGCAGAGCCTTTGGTCGACGGTAGTTCATCACTTAATGCTGGGGTTTCCAGAATAATAACCCAAGGGAATACCGACCTTCTTCCAATGAACAATGCAAAAGAACTCCCGGTGTATAAAACAGGTCAACTGACGACTccaaatgaaaacacagcagtTTTAAATCAAGTCGAACTTTTCACCACGAGTACTACAGCATTGGTTTCTCCTTCTAGCACCAATTTCGCGCAAAGCATATACACGACTGATAAAATGAGCACGAAGGCCACTCTCTCTCCATTCTTGCTTAACTTAATTGCCAATGGACTGCTGAAAAAGTCCAACTTGGCCAAACCTAGTCAAGAAAGCCCGTTTCCTTATTCATCAGTTACAGAAAACCCTAGAAACCAGGCAATAGATGCACTTGACCAAACGTCACAGCCAGAAACCCTGACCGACGCAACCAATGAAGCAACGACGCTAGAGTTTCGAGGTATTAATTATCCCGAGTTACCCACTTCATCAGCCATGTCGGGGATAACCCGCGAGGCAGTTGTGTCCGTGGTGACATCAGCAACAATGTCCCCCAAAACCTCTTTCACTACACAGGTATCCGCTACACGCAAGTCGTCTCCTGTCAAATTGGCCCTCTTACCAACTGCATCAACAACAATTAAGTCATTACCAGAACCATCGACACCCGCCAGAACGTCATCCACAACGACGAAAGCGTTAATGTCAGCTTCGACATCACCACCAACAATGATATCATCTACAACAAAGGCGTTTAGAACTACTTTTtcctctacaacaacaacatcctcTACAACAGTGCCTTCCCCAAAAGCACGGAAAACAACAGCTACAAAGGCTAttcgaacaacaacaacaggatcGCCGAAAACACGGACAAAACCATCAACGACGTGGGCGATAAAATCAGACATGGGTACCACAAAGAAAAAGACAGTTAAACCTTTATACATCAATGATCAACAGAGCGAACCTCCCAGGGTCACGCCTCCATCGGTGTTCACGACGTCAGGCCAAACGACGGCTGTGGAAGAAGCCAAATTCACTCGCCCCACGTTTTTGACGCCCGCTCGGTTACCAAAACTACGACGCCCTGTTCCAATCAACCATCATACACAGTTTCGTCAGAAGGTAATTCGGACAGAAGCTACTAGCCAGCAGATGCCGGTAACGCAAAGTTCGATCTCCAATGGCACCGCGAGGTAA
- the LOC135477130 gene encoding mucin-2-like, translating into MEWEDFIEQLLMQLPGGQAGGNSEPWEAPEPGEEPEPTLEPNFLDPNSTLYKMLTNDTMGVSLEQLAELEELPPLPVTEAPITQDPVTLATLNDTLALQSSVESNSTLDNTTETTALVSFDSTIKSILSSIKDTLVGSVETTTSRPSNRIYGTTPSPRQNPNPLGRTKVDVKPPSYQGSLTFHFANTVNHTVISNSSAANVGQIGTSGGAQVQVPRLNGKSSVRTPIPTANVGQIGTSGGAQVQVPRLNGKTSVRTPIPTANVGQIGTSGGAQVQVPRLNGKTSVPTPTPTPVQRQIDGTQAPSRISKLKTTAMPSAKSIHPSTSGEVPTFIDAPLVGSQSDGITPAPKGIHTNIPKVVQTKPVIAIRAKPTSTSPQSAKVNAAMASPVGLQRKTTDKSTPKASTTTPSLLSIQAKITVNNTQRVKTTRGSPSSIKAKTIVKTSQKSTTTTQSPLSTQRKSTERTTQKPTIRPTTLHPLLRQAINNNNPLAWWTNRNKQAVDNMRNSTPSRLAPSGTSSRVSRNRPPNTWQSNIKRPVSRIQADTRSWWSNWRARGGGNAQSSPISPTIVTTGIQTPSGVSTLQNQLRGRIGTSGVNNSPLSSGTSGRILRQNPIRNDFNIRRRTGTISNVVYVGPDKTAEIAMARASSGKIRSHGSISLFGMIPQPLKKTTKTSATTTTGTAAVEVTTTTATTERATVTAVLGRAEIAVDVGSNVLSIATNTTKKSTTAAPTRLATSPPSGVSNVTEILATDPTPAVSRSMTSSTSKPTQNSATVASAKTATGTLDPQTTPLPLAALPAALHQINQGTPAPDNALPGRKWATK; encoded by the coding sequence ATGGAATGGGAGGATTTTATTGAGCAGCTATTGATGCAGCTACCGGGAGGTCAGGCAGGAGGCAATTCCGAGCCGTGGGAAGCACCGGAACCTGGTGAGGAACCAGAGCCCACCTTGGAACCCAATTTTTTGGATCCGAACTCCACACTGTACAAAATGCTGACAAACGACACAATGGGAGTTTCATTAGAGCAGCTCGCCGAGCTCGAGGAATTACCTCCGCTCCCTGTTACGGAAGCGCCTATAACTCAAGACCCTGTTACTCTTGCCACCCTAAATGATACCCTGGCGCTGCAATCTTCCGTCGAAAGTAATTCCACTTTAGATAACACTACTGAAACAACTGCTTTGGTATCATTTGACTCGACAATCAAGTCGATACTCTCCTCCATAAAGGATACTTTGGTGGGTTCTGTAGAAACTACCACCAGCAGACCTTCAAATCGGATATACGGAACAACCCCAAGTCCAAGGCAGAATCCAAACCCTCTTGGAAGAACCAAGGTTGACGTGAAACCCCCGTCCTACCAGGGATCGCTGACGTTTCACTTTGCAAACACGGTCAATCATACGGTGATTTCTAACAGCTCAGCAGCAAACGTTGGGCAGATCGGCACATCGGGTGGTGCACAAGTACAAGTTCCCCGGCTGAACGGCAAGTCGTCTGTCCGAACACCGATACCAACAGCAAACGTTGGACAGATCGGCACATCGGGTGGTGCGCAAGTACAAGTTCCCCGGTTGAACGGCAAGACGTCTGTCCGAACACCGATACCAACAGCAAACGTTGGGCAGATCGGCACATCGGGTGGTGCCCAAGTACAAGTTCCCCGGCTGAACGGCAAGACGTCTGTCCCAACACCGACACCAACACCGGTACAGAGGCAGATTGACGGTACGCAGGCTCCTAGTCGTATTTCGAAACTGAAGACCACTGCTATGCCATCTGCGAAAAGCATTCACCCCTCAACATCGGGAGAAGTGCCTACATTTATAGATGCCCCCTTGGTTGGTAGTCAGTCAGATGGAATAACGCCGGCCCCAAAAGGAATTCACACGAATATACCTAAGGTTGTTCAGACAAAACCAGTTATCGCCATCAGAGCCAAGCCTACATCAACAAGTCCACAGTCTGCTAAGGTAAATGCAGCAATGGCAAGTCCCGTAGGTTTGCAAAGAAAAACCACAGATAAGTCTACCCCGAAAGCAAGTACTACAACCCCAAGTCTATTGAGCATACAAGCAAAAATCACCGTAAACAACACTCAGAGAGTAAAAACTACAAGAGGAAGTCCATCGAGTATAAAAGCAAAAACCATCGTAAAAACTTCTCAGAAATCTACTACTACAACACAGAGTCCATTGAGTACGCAACGAAAATCCACTGAAAGGACAACTCAGAAGCCTACAATACGACCCACGACACTGCACCCATTACTTCGACAAgcaataaataacaacaaccCACTGGCCTGGTGGACCAACAGAAACAAACAGGCCGTAGACAACATGAGGAATTCAACCCCGTCCCGACTGGCCCCATCCGGTACCTCATCACGAGTTTCGCGAAATCGACCACCCAACACATGGCAGTCTAACATCAAAAGGCCAGTCTCTAGAATTCAAGCCGACACTAGGTCCTGGTGGTCAAACTGGCGTGCTCGGGGAGGTGGGAACGCGCAGTCGTCTCCTATCTCGCCCACCATAGTTACAACAGGGATTCAGACCCCCAGCGGCGTGTCAACTCTACAAAACCAGTTACGAGGACGAATTGGAACATCGGGTGTAAACAACAGTCCGTTGTCGTCAGGGACTAGCGGTAGGATTTTAAGACAAAACCCTATTCGCAATGACTTTAATATCAGACGGAGAACTGGAACAATAAGTAACGTAGTTTACGTTGGCCCCGACAAGACGGCTGAAATAGCCATGGCTCGGGCTTCCTCCGGCAAAATCCGAAGCCACGGGTCAATTTCACTCTTTGGAATGATACCGCAGCCCCTTaagaaaacaaccaaaacaagcgcaacaacaacaacaggaacAGCAGCAGTAgaagtaacaacaacaacagcaaccaCAGAGCGTGCTACTGTTACCGCGGTTCTAGGAAGGGCTGAGATAGCCGTGGACGTTGGAAGCAATGTTTTGTCCATAGCAACAAACACCACTAAGAAATCAACGACAGCGGCTCCTACGAGACTTGCAACCAGCCCTCCTTCCGGCGTAAGCAACGTTACCGAAATTCTAGCTACCGATCCTACGCCAGCCGTAAGCCGTTCTATGACGTCATCAACTTCCAAACCCACACAAAACTCTGCAACCGTAGCCTCTGCTAAAACAGCAACGGGAACTCTCGACCCACAGACGACCCCTCTGCCCTTGGCCGCACTACCTGCTGCTCTCCACCAGATCAATCAGGGCACGCCGGCGCCAGATAACGCGTTGCCGGGGAGGAAATGGGCAACAAAGTAA